A genomic stretch from Bacillus sp. E(2018) includes:
- a CDS encoding alpha/beta-type small acid-soluble spore protein, whose translation MANQNQLVVPGAQQAVDQMKYEIASEFGVNLGPDSTARANGSVGGEITKRLVAQALGGYSK comes from the coding sequence ATGGCAAACCAAAACCAATTAGTAGTACCAGGTGCACAACAAGCTGTAGACCAAATGAAGTATGAAATCGCTTCTGAATTCGGTGTAAACCTTGGACCAGATTCAACTGCACGTGCTAACGGATCTGTAGGTGGAGAAATCACTAAGCGTCTAGTAGCTCAAGCTCTAGGTGGATACTCTAAATAA
- a CDS encoding acyl--CoA ligase encodes MNLIAPNTYNLTEEMEKYALNPEKKALIWMDEQGVTEEITYKNLLERANQIANSLEELGLAKGDRVLIIMPRLIETYAVYIACLKAGISVIPCSEMLRAKDLSYRVQHSEAKAIIADYRFTEQVNEIKDELPTLTYKISANGETENWLSLQAITNNVSVSYKAPETAKDDMAFLSYTSGTTGQPKGVVHTHGWAYAHIRTAAKSWLNISEEDKVWATAGPGWQKWIWSPFLSTLGTGSTGFVYQGKFDPKKYLTLLQDQQISVLCCTPTEYRLMAKVDNLDQYKLPQLRSAVSAGEPLNREVIDTFEKYFHIKVRDGYGQTENTLLVGTMEGMEIKPGSMGKPTPGNDVDVIDENGKPVAAGEVGDIAVHKKCPALFKEYYKDRDRTMMAFRGDYYVTGDKAKKDAEGYFWFEGRGDDIIISSGYTIGPFEVEDALVKHPAVKECAVVASPDEIRGHIVKAFVVLRDQTASNDVLTKELQEHVKELTAPYKYPRSIEYVEDLPKTTSGKIRRIELRQLEASKTR; translated from the coding sequence ATGAATTTGATTGCTCCTAATACTTATAATCTAACAGAAGAAATGGAAAAGTATGCTTTAAACCCAGAAAAAAAAGCGTTAATCTGGATGGATGAACAAGGTGTTACAGAGGAGATCACCTATAAGAACCTCCTAGAAAGAGCAAATCAGATTGCGAACTCTTTAGAAGAACTAGGACTGGCTAAAGGTGACAGAGTTCTGATCATCATGCCGCGACTAATTGAAACGTATGCGGTGTATATCGCTTGTTTGAAAGCTGGAATATCAGTTATTCCCTGTTCAGAAATGTTACGAGCTAAGGATCTGAGCTACCGTGTCCAACATAGTGAAGCTAAAGCAATCATAGCTGATTACCGATTTACAGAGCAAGTTAATGAGATTAAAGACGAATTACCGACTCTTACATATAAAATCAGTGCCAACGGGGAGACAGAAAATTGGTTGAGCTTACAAGCGATTACGAATAATGTAAGCGTTTCCTATAAGGCTCCTGAAACAGCTAAAGATGATATGGCTTTTTTGTCCTACACTTCTGGTACAACAGGCCAGCCTAAGGGTGTCGTACATACACACGGGTGGGCATATGCCCATATTCGTACAGCTGCTAAAAGCTGGCTGAATATTTCAGAAGAGGATAAGGTTTGGGCAACTGCAGGTCCAGGTTGGCAGAAGTGGATCTGGAGTCCATTCTTATCTACTTTAGGTACTGGTTCTACCGGTTTTGTCTACCAAGGAAAGTTCGACCCGAAAAAATATTTAACACTTTTGCAAGATCAGCAGATCTCCGTTTTGTGTTGTACACCAACTGAGTATCGTTTAATGGCAAAAGTAGATAATTTGGATCAATATAAGTTACCACAATTAAGGAGTGCTGTATCTGCTGGTGAACCTTTAAACCGAGAAGTAATCGATACGTTCGAAAAGTATTTCCATATTAAAGTGCGTGACGGATATGGGCAAACAGAGAATACGTTATTAGTCGGTACGATGGAAGGTATGGAGATCAAACCAGGTTCAATGGGTAAGCCAACCCCTGGCAATGATGTTGATGTTATTGATGAGAACGGAAAGCCTGTTGCTGCTGGAGAAGTTGGTGATATCGCCGTTCATAAAAAATGTCCTGCTCTGTTTAAAGAATATTACAAAGACCGAGATCGAACGATGATGGCTTTTCGTGGTGACTACTATGTTACAGGTGATAAAGCAAAGAAAGATGCTGAAGGTTATTTTTGGTTTGAAGGCAGAGGTGACGATATTATCATCTCTTCAGGCTATACGATCGGTCCTTTTGAAGTAGAGGATGCACTTGTAAAACACCCTGCTGTTAAAGAATGTGCCGTAGTAGCAAGCCCAGATGAAATACGTGGTCATATTGTTAAAGCCTTTGTTGTTTTACGAGATCAAACAGCTAGTAACGATGTTCTAACAAAAGAGCTTCAGGAACATGTAAAAGAACTTACGGCTCCTTATAAATACCCAAGATCGATTGAATATGTTGAGGATCTTCCTAAGACAACTTCAGGTAAAATCAGACGTATCGAACTGCGTCAGTTAGAAGCATCTAAAACAAGATGA
- a CDS encoding amidohydrolase, whose product MGTLFFNGKIYTMEKEREQIEAVYVENGYIIKTGSEKHLTDCYKEHITKKVDLNGNVMYPGFVDSHLHLIGHGEKLIKLDLSEMTSAEEMERALREKAATLTSDEWLIGEGWNENNFIDRKIFHRQELDDISGGRPVLLSRVCRHAFLANTKALELAGVTKDTIDPPGGIIVRDNDGEATGLLHDSAAELVKKVVPEGSQNYLNTALKTSIRHLLSLGLTGGHSEDLSYYGYVERPLSAYQSVIDGEEIKFRAHLLVHHEAFEDFKNVKKEYELPFVEYGALKIFADGAFGGRTAWLSQPYNDAPETSGVSIHADFDLAKLVQKARDHHMNVAVHTIGDMALKQTIEAIKNNPAKKGRDRLIHVGLVDDELIADMKQLPVILDIQPGFVASDFPWLIERLGTERIPNAFPFRRLLDEQLICAGGSDAPIEPVDPLLGIFAAVTRRKPWERHEGYVPEQKLTMFEAIALYTVGSASAIMQEDVKGLIKEGYFADFTVLDRDLFEVSEDEILKAKVVFTIVDGDIVYENKDDKNTES is encoded by the coding sequence TTGGGAACGCTCTTTTTTAATGGGAAAATCTATACAATGGAAAAAGAAAGAGAACAGATCGAAGCCGTATACGTGGAGAACGGCTATATTATTAAAACTGGATCAGAAAAACATTTAACTGATTGCTATAAAGAGCATATTACGAAAAAGGTTGATCTAAACGGGAACGTCATGTATCCAGGATTTGTGGACAGTCATCTGCACTTGATCGGTCATGGTGAAAAATTAATAAAGCTAGATCTCTCAGAAATGACTTCAGCTGAGGAGATGGAACGTGCACTCCGAGAAAAAGCAGCTACACTTACATCCGATGAATGGTTGATTGGAGAAGGTTGGAACGAGAATAATTTTATCGATCGTAAGATTTTTCATCGACAAGAATTAGATGATATTTCAGGAGGGCGTCCTGTTCTTCTATCCAGAGTGTGTCGGCATGCATTTTTAGCGAATACGAAAGCTTTAGAATTGGCAGGTGTCACTAAGGATACGATCGATCCTCCAGGTGGAATTATCGTAAGAGATAATGATGGAGAAGCAACAGGTCTTTTACATGATAGTGCCGCAGAACTCGTAAAGAAAGTTGTGCCAGAGGGTTCACAGAACTATTTAAATACTGCCTTAAAGACCTCTATCAGACATTTGCTTTCACTAGGATTAACAGGAGGTCATTCGGAAGACTTAAGCTATTACGGGTATGTAGAAAGGCCTTTAAGTGCTTATCAATCTGTCATTGATGGAGAAGAGATCAAGTTTCGAGCTCATCTATTGGTGCATCATGAAGCTTTTGAAGATTTTAAGAATGTTAAAAAGGAATATGAGTTGCCTTTCGTAGAATATGGAGCATTGAAAATATTTGCAGATGGAGCTTTTGGAGGCAGGACCGCTTGGCTATCTCAGCCATATAATGATGCTCCAGAAACCTCAGGTGTATCCATTCATGCAGATTTTGATCTTGCTAAACTTGTTCAAAAAGCTAGAGATCATCATATGAATGTGGCTGTTCATACGATCGGTGATATGGCATTGAAACAAACGATTGAAGCGATAAAAAATAACCCAGCAAAGAAAGGAAGAGATCGCCTCATTCATGTGGGACTTGTAGATGATGAATTGATTGCTGACATGAAACAACTACCCGTGATATTAGATATACAACCTGGATTTGTAGCCTCAGACTTTCCTTGGTTGATCGAACGACTTGGTACTGAAAGAATTCCAAATGCTTTTCCCTTCAGACGATTGCTAGATGAACAACTAATTTGTGCAGGTGGCTCTGATGCTCCTATTGAACCGGTGGATCCGCTTCTTGGAATATTTGCAGCAGTTACCCGAAGAAAACCGTGGGAGCGTCATGAAGGATATGTTCCTGAACAAAAATTAACAATGTTTGAAGCGATAGCTTTATATACAGTCGGAAGTGCTTCCGCCATCATGCAAGAAGATGTTAAAGGGCTCATTAAAGAAGGATATTTCGCTGACTTTACGGTCCTAGATCGGGATCTGTTTGAAGTTTCAGAAGATGAGATCTTAAAAGCTAAGGTAGTATTTACGATAGTGGATGGTGATATCGTTTATGAGAACAAGGATGATAAGAACACGGAATCTTAA
- a CDS encoding NAD kinase, with product MAVRNKIFFFYKKEERTLEKINSLLSLAKTEGFELVEDEKEANIIASIGGDGTFLQAVRKTGFRDDCLYVGVSTLENEFYCDFHIDDQAGMIEAMKNEQVEVRKYPALSVNIDGQGSFFCLNECSLRSSIIRTLEIDVFIDDLYFETFRGDGMIISTPTGSTAYNKSVNGAVVDPMLACYQISELASLNNNHYRTLGSSFILSDNRKMTLKIKHDNSHYPIIGMDNEAMSIKHCETLNFELTNKRIKTVKLKDNSFWHKVKRSFL from the coding sequence ATGGCAGTTCGTAATAAAATTTTCTTTTTTTATAAAAAGGAAGAACGTACGCTAGAGAAGATCAATTCATTACTTTCATTGGCCAAAACAGAGGGCTTTGAACTAGTTGAAGATGAGAAGGAAGCAAACATCATAGCTAGTATCGGTGGTGACGGAACCTTCTTACAAGCAGTCCGTAAAACTGGATTCAGAGATGATTGCCTGTATGTGGGAGTCAGCACACTCGAGAATGAATTTTATTGCGATTTTCATATTGATGACCAAGCGGGTATGATCGAAGCGATGAAAAACGAACAAGTCGAAGTAAGAAAATATCCTGCTCTATCAGTAAACATTGATGGACAAGGGTCATTTTTCTGCTTGAACGAATGTTCTCTTCGCTCTTCTATTATCCGAACTCTTGAGATCGATGTCTTCATTGATGATTTGTATTTCGAAACCTTCCGTGGAGACGGAATGATCATTTCAACTCCTACAGGAAGTACTGCTTATAATAAGTCCGTTAACGGTGCAGTCGTTGACCCTATGCTAGCTTGCTATCAAATCAGTGAGCTCGCTTCATTAAATAACAATCATTACCGCACTTTAGGTTCTTCGTTTATTTTAAGTGATAACCGTAAAATGACATTAAAGATCAAGCACGATAACAGTCATTATCCAATTATCGGTATGGACAATGAGGCTATGAGTATTAAACATTGTGAAACCTTGAATTTTGAGCTCACAAATAAAAGAATCAAGACCGTAAAATTAAAAGACAATTCTTTTTGGCATAAAGTTAAAAGAAGCTTTTTGTAG
- a CDS encoding DUF2953 domain-containing protein, giving the protein MVWVTIIVGILLLLLIVISFSTIHISIYFVHRNDNSNIQVNFKMYRFLKYKLNVPLIVVDAQDHSVKIREEKQTTLGKKKEKKKISFSQIKKQIHSFKQMLKHINHFYQILAAFLKKMRVKKVEWHSAIGLGEASSSAIAAGTVWGFKGIAIQVLNAFFKLEESPNVSVVPVFQGMHSETRFSCMISFKIGHAIVVMLKILKSWRMVSRSTKVNSEYMTGGM; this is encoded by the coding sequence ATGGTTTGGGTGACAATCATAGTTGGTATCTTACTGCTTTTATTAATCGTGATAAGTTTTTCAACGATTCATATCTCTATTTATTTCGTTCACCGAAATGATAATAGTAACATTCAAGTGAATTTTAAGATGTATCGTTTTTTAAAATATAAATTAAATGTGCCACTGATCGTGGTTGATGCTCAAGATCATTCTGTAAAGATCAGAGAAGAAAAACAAACGACGCTCGGAAAGAAGAAAGAAAAGAAGAAGATTTCCTTTTCACAAATAAAAAAGCAAATTCACTCATTTAAACAGATGCTAAAGCACATCAACCATTTTTACCAGATACTCGCAGCTTTTTTAAAGAAGATGAGAGTGAAAAAAGTAGAATGGCATAGTGCGATCGGACTTGGTGAAGCATCTTCCTCAGCTATAGCAGCTGGTACTGTTTGGGGTTTCAAAGGAATAGCCATACAAGTGCTGAATGCATTTTTTAAACTTGAAGAATCTCCGAATGTATCCGTTGTTCCTGTTTTTCAAGGCATGCATAGTGAAACGCGGTTTTCTTGTATGATTTCATTCAAAATCGGGCATGCTATTGTCGTTATGTTAAAAATCTTAAAGTCCTGGCGGATGGTAAGTCGTTCGACCAAGGTGAATTCTGAATATATGACTGGAGGCATGTAA
- the ytfJ gene encoding GerW family sporulation protein → MSEHPIQGLMKTAMENLKEMIDVNTIIGDPVETPDGSVILTVSKVGFGFAAGGSEFGGQEESRNSSTQQGSSSQSKEMPFGGGSGGGVSITPIAFLVVSNTGIKTIHLDNSTHLYERILDLAPGVIDKLQHLMNKNKHDHGPSSTQTHEF, encoded by the coding sequence ATGAGTGAACATCCAATCCAGGGTTTAATGAAAACCGCGATGGAAAACTTAAAAGAAATGATTGATGTAAATACGATTATCGGTGATCCTGTAGAGACACCAGACGGCAGCGTTATTCTAACGGTATCAAAAGTAGGATTTGGATTTGCAGCAGGTGGAAGTGAATTCGGCGGACAGGAAGAATCCCGTAATTCATCTACACAGCAAGGATCATCTAGTCAGTCAAAAGAGATGCCTTTTGGTGGAGGAAGCGGAGGAGGAGTTTCGATTACTCCGATTGCATTCCTAGTTGTAAGCAATACTGGGATCAAGACGATCCACTTAGATAACAGCACGCACTTATACGAAAGAATCTTAGATCTAGCCCCTGGTGTGATAGATAAGCTGCAGCATCTCATGAACAAGAACAAACATGATCATGGACCTTCAAGCACACAAACACATGAGTTTTAA
- the tpx gene encoding thiol peroxidase, producing MAVTFKEKPVTLLGSEVKVGDQAPDFKVLANDMSEVSLADSKGSVRLIAAVPSVDTGVCDAEVRRFNEEASKLDNVKVLTVSVDLPFAQKRWCAAAGIENVQTLSDHRDLSFGKAYGVAIEELRLLARSVFVIDSSDKVTYVEYVDEVTSHPNYEAAIEAAKAAK from the coding sequence ATGGCTGTAACATTTAAAGAAAAACCAGTCACATTACTAGGAAGTGAAGTAAAAGTAGGGGACCAAGCTCCAGATTTTAAAGTGTTGGCAAACGACATGTCTGAAGTTAGTCTTGCAGATTCAAAAGGAAGTGTACGTTTGATCGCTGCTGTCCCTTCAGTTGATACAGGCGTATGTGATGCGGAAGTGCGTCGTTTTAATGAAGAGGCATCAAAGCTTGATAACGTTAAAGTCTTAACGGTTTCAGTGGACTTGCCTTTTGCACAAAAAAGATGGTGTGCAGCAGCAGGTATTGAAAATGTTCAAACGCTTTCTGATCACCGTGATCTTTCATTCGGTAAAGCATATGGTGTAGCGATCGAGGAACTTCGTCTTCTAGCGCGCTCTGTTTTTGTTATTGATAGCTCTGATAAAGTTACGTATGTAGAGTACGTAGATGAAGTTACGAGCCACCCTAATTACGAAGCAGCGATCGAAGCAGCTAAAGCAGCAAAATAG
- a CDS encoding class I SAM-dependent methyltransferase — MSSFKDVEKLFVVLDNTATVIKDKLELPYLDALVESGENLFFQEMPKEYPKELSTVLTDEYKKVNVTEFGKEETRKAFQLAVLKGMKEAVQPHHAMTPDAVALFAGYLVQKFMKKSENLTLLDPVVGSGNLLTAVMNQLKDKECVSFGVEVDETLLRLAWVNANIQKHKLELFHQDVIKPLYADPVDVVVADLPVGFYPDDEAAKAFKVHEKEGHTYAHHLIIEQSVHHLKETGIGIFIVPNNLFESEQADLFKSWMKETVTVLGLLQLPESLFKSSVHAKSILILQKNGEGAIKPKQAMLAQLPSFSNKNGLGNVMEQINEWFKTEWEREK, encoded by the coding sequence ATGAGTTCTTTTAAAGATGTAGAAAAGCTATTTGTTGTTCTCGACAACACAGCGACGGTAATTAAGGATAAACTTGAACTGCCTTATTTAGACGCTCTTGTAGAATCAGGAGAAAATCTGTTCTTTCAAGAGATGCCAAAAGAATACCCGAAAGAATTATCAACTGTATTAACAGATGAATACAAAAAAGTGAACGTTACAGAATTCGGTAAAGAAGAAACGCGTAAAGCCTTTCAGTTGGCTGTACTAAAAGGTATGAAAGAAGCTGTTCAGCCTCATCATGCGATGACGCCAGATGCGGTCGCTCTTTTTGCTGGATACCTCGTACAGAAATTCATGAAAAAATCCGAAAACCTTACATTGTTAGATCCTGTAGTCGGTTCAGGAAACTTGCTAACAGCTGTTATGAATCAGTTGAAGGACAAAGAGTGTGTTTCATTTGGAGTAGAAGTGGACGAAACACTTTTACGTTTAGCGTGGGTTAATGCAAACATCCAAAAACATAAACTAGAGCTTTTTCACCAAGATGTGATCAAACCACTCTATGCAGATCCTGTTGATGTGGTTGTAGCTGATCTTCCTGTAGGATTTTATCCAGACGATGAAGCCGCTAAAGCCTTCAAAGTTCATGAAAAAGAAGGGCATACTTATGCTCATCACTTAATCATTGAGCAATCTGTTCATCACTTGAAAGAAACAGGCATTGGGATATTTATCGTGCCGAACAACCTTTTTGAAAGTGAACAAGCGGATTTGTTTAAAAGTTGGATGAAGGAAACTGTAACCGTCCTAGGTCTTCTTCAGTTACCTGAATCATTGTTTAAGTCCTCCGTACATGCAAAGAGTATCCTGATTCTTCAAAAGAATGGAGAAGGTGCAATTAAGCCTAAACAAGCGATGCTAGCTCAGCTTCCATCTTTCTCAAATAAAAATGGTTTAGGAAATGTGATGGAACAGATTAATGAGTGGTTTAAAACAGAGTGGGAACGTGAAAAATAA
- a CDS encoding acetate kinase, whose product MAKIIAINAGSSSLKFQLLQMPEEEVLTKGLVERIGLNDSVFTIEVNGEKVKEIKDIQDHSEAVSMLLDKLVKHNIISSLDEIEGIGHRVVHGGEKFNDSVLITDEILHEIEEISYLAPLHNPANVVGIKAFKNVLPNVPAVAVFDTAFHQSMPEKSFLYSLPYEYYEEYGIRKYGFHGTSHKYVSERAAELLGRPVEQLRLLSCHLGNGASIAAIEGGKSIDTSMGFTPLAGVTMGTRSGNIDPSLIPYIMQKTGQSAEEVINVLNNKSGMLGVSGFSSDLRDIESEAEKGNERAELALEVFASRIHKYIGSYAARMAGIDAIIFTAGIGENSTAVRERVLRGLEFMGVYWDPALNQVRGKEAFISYPHSPVKVIVIPTNEEVMIARDTMRYAM is encoded by the coding sequence TTGGCTAAAATTATTGCAATTAACGCCGGAAGCTCGTCCTTAAAATTTCAGTTGCTTCAAATGCCTGAAGAAGAAGTACTGACTAAAGGACTTGTAGAACGTATCGGATTAAATGATTCAGTTTTCACGATCGAAGTGAATGGTGAAAAAGTAAAAGAAATTAAAGATATCCAAGATCATTCAGAAGCAGTATCGATGCTTTTAGATAAATTAGTAAAACATAACATCATTTCTTCTCTAGATGAGATCGAAGGAATCGGTCATCGTGTTGTACATGGTGGAGAAAAGTTTAACGACTCGGTTCTAATCACAGATGAGATTCTACATGAAATCGAAGAGATTTCTTATCTTGCACCACTACACAATCCAGCAAATGTTGTTGGAATCAAAGCTTTCAAGAACGTGTTGCCTAACGTACCAGCAGTTGCTGTTTTTGATACGGCTTTCCATCAGTCCATGCCTGAAAAATCATTCTTGTACAGCCTTCCTTACGAGTATTATGAAGAGTACGGCATTCGTAAATACGGTTTCCACGGAACAAGTCATAAGTATGTTTCAGAGAGAGCTGCGGAGCTTCTTGGACGTCCGGTTGAACAACTTCGTCTATTATCATGCCACTTAGGTAACGGTGCAAGTATCGCAGCGATCGAAGGTGGAAAATCGATTGATACATCTATGGGCTTTACACCTTTAGCAGGTGTTACAATGGGAACTCGTTCTGGTAACATTGACCCGTCATTGATTCCTTACATCATGCAAAAAACAGGTCAAAGCGCTGAAGAAGTAATTAATGTATTGAATAATAAGAGTGGAATGCTTGGAGTTTCTGGGTTCTCTTCTGACCTTCGCGACATTGAAAGTGAAGCAGAAAAAGGAAATGAACGTGCTGAACTTGCATTAGAAGTTTTTGCTAGCCGTATCCATAAATATATCGGATCTTATGCAGCGAGAATGGCTGGAATCGACGCGATTATCTTTACAGCTGGTATCGGTGAGAACAGTACAGCTGTACGTGAGCGCGTACTTCGTGGCTTAGAGTTCATGGGAGTATATTGGGATCCTGCTCTTAACCAAGTTCGTGGTAAAGAGGCATTCATCAGCTATCCTCACTCACCAGTAAAGGTTATCGTCATTCCTACAAATGAAGAAGTAATGATCGCGCGTGATACAATGCGCTATGCGATGTAG
- a CDS encoding GNAT family N-acetyltransferase, giving the protein MYIKKQFLYMNNQNVRAVIRNYEQKDVAELLSIQKESFPPPFPSELLWNEKQLYNHISLFPDGALCVEIDGVLAGSVTSLIVNYDVEHPQHTWEEITGNGYITNHDQNGNTLYVVDICIRPSHRKLNLGKLLMQALYETVIHLNLQRLLGGGRMPGFSKHSHDFSPQEYADKVISGELYDPVISFLLRCGRSPLMLIPNYIEDEESSNYALLMEWRNPFL; this is encoded by the coding sequence ATGTACATAAAGAAACAATTTCTATACATGAACAATCAAAATGTAAGAGCTGTCATTCGAAATTATGAACAAAAAGATGTTGCTGAACTCCTATCCATTCAAAAAGAAAGCTTTCCTCCTCCGTTTCCCTCAGAATTATTATGGAATGAAAAACAGTTATATAACCATATCTCACTCTTTCCCGATGGAGCTCTATGTGTAGAGATCGATGGAGTCCTTGCTGGATCGGTAACAAGTTTAATCGTGAATTATGATGTGGAACATCCGCAGCATACGTGGGAAGAGATAACGGGTAACGGCTATATCACCAATCATGATCAAAATGGAAATACACTGTATGTTGTAGATATTTGCATAAGACCTTCACACCGTAAACTAAATTTAGGCAAGCTTCTTATGCAGGCGCTATACGAAACAGTCATCCACCTTAATTTGCAGAGATTGTTAGGCGGAGGTAGGATGCCGGGATTTTCAAAGCATTCACATGATTTTTCTCCTCAAGAGTATGCTGACAAAGTGATTAGCGGCGAGCTATATGATCCTGTCATCTCCTTTCTTTTGCGATGTGGAAGAAGTCCACTGATGCTTATCCCGAATTATATTGAGGACGAAGAATCGTCTAACTATGCGTTGCTGATGGAATGGAGAAATCCGTTTTTATAA
- a CDS encoding EcsC family protein: MVLTAREEQIWQEIMAWEEDFFTYEPTDFGRTYEKWATRQMDLLPEEVQETVGEYVDSALFHIHALIQNSQFQLDTKQRLLSEARVFRDDIYEIEDLKKCSIDQLSYMADQQIARNRLLSFSQGGLAGTGGLLFLGTDLPAMVALGIRSVQSIAMHYGYDIQRPAEMMRSLKVYHAATMPKRFQQEKWDELMVEIREEEDPIFYAGKDVIADVSWMSHPIQQAVKMMAILLLRKKLTQGLPIFGMALGAFMNYQQSRKITEIAHKFYQKRYLFEKY; encoded by the coding sequence ATGGTATTAACAGCGCGTGAGGAACAGATCTGGCAAGAAATTATGGCGTGGGAAGAAGATTTTTTTACATATGAACCAACAGACTTTGGACGTACTTATGAAAAATGGGCAACAAGGCAGATGGACCTCCTCCCGGAAGAGGTGCAGGAGACAGTCGGTGAATATGTGGATTCTGCGCTGTTTCACATTCATGCTCTTATACAAAATTCACAGTTCCAATTGGATACTAAACAACGGTTATTATCTGAAGCAAGAGTTTTTAGAGACGATATCTATGAAATTGAAGATCTGAAAAAGTGTTCGATCGATCAGTTATCGTATATGGCAGACCAGCAGATCGCAAGAAACAGGCTCTTGTCCTTTTCACAAGGAGGACTCGCAGGTACAGGAGGACTTCTCTTTTTAGGAACAGATCTGCCTGCAATGGTTGCTCTTGGCATCCGTTCGGTTCAATCTATCGCGATGCACTATGGCTATGATATCCAGAGACCTGCAGAAATGATGCGTTCTTTAAAAGTTTATCACGCAGCAACGATGCCAAAGCGCTTTCAACAGGAAAAGTGGGACGAGCTGATGGTTGAGATCAGGGAAGAAGAAGATCCAATTTTTTATGCGGGAAAAGATGTGATCGCTGATGTATCATGGATGTCGCATCCGATACAGCAAGCTGTGAAGATGATGGCGATTCTTCTTCTTCGAAAGAAGCTAACACAAGGGTTGCCGATTTTCGGAATGGCACTCGGTGCATTCATGAACTATCAACAGTCGAGAAAAATTACAGAAATAGCACACAAGTTTTATCAAAAAAGATATCTTTTCGAAAAATATTAA
- a CDS encoding MogA/MoaB family molybdenum cofactor biosynthesis protein gives MSLKEHKARAPQVVRCMIVTVSDTRNEETDKSGKLIHTFLEKKDHKIIAYKIVKDEIRSIQDAAEYGIQNEEIDVVIFNGGTGIASRDVTIEALTPLFEKEISGFGELFRMLSYTDDIGSGAMLSRAVAGVKERTAIFALPGSSGAVKLGMEKLIIPELSHVVQQLNK, from the coding sequence ATGAGTCTAAAAGAACATAAAGCTCGAGCACCACAAGTGGTTAGATGCATGATCGTAACCGTTAGTGATACACGAAATGAAGAAACAGATAAAAGCGGAAAATTAATTCATACTTTTTTAGAGAAAAAGGATCATAAAATTATTGCATACAAAATCGTTAAAGATGAGATTAGATCCATACAAGATGCTGCAGAATACGGCATACAGAATGAAGAGATTGATGTTGTGATTTTTAATGGAGGAACAGGAATCGCTTCTAGGGATGTAACAATTGAAGCATTAACTCCTTTGTTTGAAAAAGAGATTTCTGGTTTTGGTGAACTTTTTCGCATGTTAAGCTATACAGACGATATTGGCTCTGGTGCGATGCTGAGCAGAGCAGTTGCGGGAGTTAAGGAGAGAACAGCGATATTCGCACTCCCTGGTTCCTCAGGTGCTGTAAAACTAGGTATGGAAAAATTAATCATACCCGAGCTGTCACATGTTGTTCAACAGCTGAATAAATAA